One Coccinella septempunctata chromosome X, icCocSept1.1, whole genome shotgun sequence genomic window carries:
- the LOC123321643 gene encoding battenin isoform X2 — protein sequence MIGYSTIQQHDRGTMSDFRSRTELVDEVTPLKKKSTQWRGLSAYWILGLCNNFGYVVMLTAADDIIKSHSDSHDEKKGPRDCVYLSTGAILLADILPALIVKLLAPFIPFFVHVRVALCIVVACAGFLMVAFSENITMSITGVVLTSFCSGLGEVTFLQYSAFYDKNVVSTWSSGTGGAGVIGAGTYTILNTFGMKNTLLIMLLVPITMGISFWVILPRPADEDKKLVEIQKRVNSEEVDSPVATFFNKIRKVPSLMKFIVPLSTVYLFEYFINQGTFELIKIKNDFVDPDKQYHWLQVDYQIGVFLSRSSVNLFHVRHIWIFSLLQLLNVAVFTTEAIYYYIPHFWIILMLTLWEGLLGGAAYVNTFYRVSSESKEEDKQFSLAATSFADSIGISIAGVISIFAHNKICDMPLPNGA from the exons GTACAATGTCGGATTTCCGCAGTCGGACAGAGCTCGTGGACGAAGTGACTCCCCTAAAAAAGAAATCAACACAATGGAGAGGTCTGTCCGCCTACTGGATCCTTGGACTCTGCAACAATTTCGGCTATGTTGTGATGCTCACAGCAGCAGATGACATTATCAAGAGCCACTCTGATAGTCAT GATGAAAAGAAAGGTCCGAGGGACTGTGTCTATTTGTCCACCGGAGCTATTTTGTTAGCTGACATCCTTCCAGCATTGATCGTCAAACTGTTAGCCCCATTTATACCATTTTTCGTTCA TGTACGAGTAGCCCTGTGTATAGTAGTAGCTTGTGCTGGTTTTCTTATGGTTGCCTTCAGCGAGAATATAACGATGTCTATAACGGGGGTTGTGTTGACATCTTTCTGTTCAGGACTTGGAGAAGTGACCTTTCTACAATACAGTGCATTCTACGACAA GAACGTCGTATCTACCTGGAGTTCAGGTACAGGAGGTGCTGGAGTTATTGGTGCTGGCACGTACACCATTTTGAACACATTCGGAATGAAGAACACGTTATTGATAATGCTACTCGTACCGATAACTATGGGCATTTC GTTCTGGGTAATCCTCCCCAGGCCTGCTGATGAAGATAAGAAATTGGTGGAAATCCAAAAAAGGGTTAACTCTGAGGAAGTGGACAGTCCTGTGGCCACCTTCTtcaataaaataagaaaagtgCCCAGTTTGATGAAATTCATTGTACCCTTGAGTACTGTGTACTTGTTTGAGTATTTCATAAATCAAGGAACT tttgagCTGATCAAAATAAAGAACGATTTCGTGGATCCAGATAAACAATACCATTGGCTTCAGGTGGATTATCAGATCGGTGTGTTTTTATCCAGATCATCAGTGAATCTCTTCCATGTTAGACATATATGGATCTTCTCCCTACTCCAGCTTTTGAATGTTGCAGTATTCACAACAGAAGCTATTTATTATTACATTCCTCACTTTTGGATCATTCTGATGCTCACTTTGTGGGAAGGACTATTGGGAGGAGCAGCATATGTCAACACTTTTTATAGAGTCTCTTCAGAG TCGAAAGAGGAAGACAAACAATTTTCCTTAGCAGCTACATCATTCGCAGACAGCATAGGGATCAGTATTGCTGGAGTTATTTCAATATTCGCTCACAACAAAATCTGTGATATGCCTCTTCCAAACGGTGCATAG
- the LOC123321643 gene encoding battenin isoform X4: protein MAENSEGTMSDFRSRTELVDEVTPLKKKSTQWRGLSAYWILGLCNNFGYVVMLTAADDIIKSHSDSHDEKKGPRDCVYLSTGAILLADILPALIVKLLAPFIPFFVHVRVALCIVVACAGFLMVAFSENITMSITGVVLTSFCSGLGEVTFLQYSAFYDKNVVSTWSSGTGGAGVIGAGTYTILNTFGMKNTLLIMLLVPITMGISFWVILPRPADEDKKLVEIQKRVNSEEVDSPVATFFNKIRKVPSLMKFIVPLSTVYLFEYFINQGTFELIKIKNDFVDPDKQYHWLQVDYQIGVFLSRSSVNLFHVRHIWIFSLLQLLNVAVFTTEAIYYYIPHFWIILMLTLWEGLLGGAAYVNTFYRVSSESKEEDKQFSLAATSFADSIGISIAGVISIFAHNKICDMPLPNGA, encoded by the exons GTACAATGTCGGATTTCCGCAGTCGGACAGAGCTCGTGGACGAAGTGACTCCCCTAAAAAAGAAATCAACACAATGGAGAGGTCTGTCCGCCTACTGGATCCTTGGACTCTGCAACAATTTCGGCTATGTTGTGATGCTCACAGCAGCAGATGACATTATCAAGAGCCACTCTGATAGTCAT GATGAAAAGAAAGGTCCGAGGGACTGTGTCTATTTGTCCACCGGAGCTATTTTGTTAGCTGACATCCTTCCAGCATTGATCGTCAAACTGTTAGCCCCATTTATACCATTTTTCGTTCA TGTACGAGTAGCCCTGTGTATAGTAGTAGCTTGTGCTGGTTTTCTTATGGTTGCCTTCAGCGAGAATATAACGATGTCTATAACGGGGGTTGTGTTGACATCTTTCTGTTCAGGACTTGGAGAAGTGACCTTTCTACAATACAGTGCATTCTACGACAA GAACGTCGTATCTACCTGGAGTTCAGGTACAGGAGGTGCTGGAGTTATTGGTGCTGGCACGTACACCATTTTGAACACATTCGGAATGAAGAACACGTTATTGATAATGCTACTCGTACCGATAACTATGGGCATTTC GTTCTGGGTAATCCTCCCCAGGCCTGCTGATGAAGATAAGAAATTGGTGGAAATCCAAAAAAGGGTTAACTCTGAGGAAGTGGACAGTCCTGTGGCCACCTTCTtcaataaaataagaaaagtgCCCAGTTTGATGAAATTCATTGTACCCTTGAGTACTGTGTACTTGTTTGAGTATTTCATAAATCAAGGAACT tttgagCTGATCAAAATAAAGAACGATTTCGTGGATCCAGATAAACAATACCATTGGCTTCAGGTGGATTATCAGATCGGTGTGTTTTTATCCAGATCATCAGTGAATCTCTTCCATGTTAGACATATATGGATCTTCTCCCTACTCCAGCTTTTGAATGTTGCAGTATTCACAACAGAAGCTATTTATTATTACATTCCTCACTTTTGGATCATTCTGATGCTCACTTTGTGGGAAGGACTATTGGGAGGAGCAGCATATGTCAACACTTTTTATAGAGTCTCTTCAGAG TCGAAAGAGGAAGACAAACAATTTTCCTTAGCAGCTACATCATTCGCAGACAGCATAGGGATCAGTATTGCTGGAGTTATTTCAATATTCGCTCACAACAAAATCTGTGATATGCCTCTTCCAAACGGTGCATAG
- the LOC123321643 gene encoding battenin isoform X3: MSQQAVECTMSDFRSRTELVDEVTPLKKKSTQWRGLSAYWILGLCNNFGYVVMLTAADDIIKSHSDSHDEKKGPRDCVYLSTGAILLADILPALIVKLLAPFIPFFVHVRVALCIVVACAGFLMVAFSENITMSITGVVLTSFCSGLGEVTFLQYSAFYDKNVVSTWSSGTGGAGVIGAGTYTILNTFGMKNTLLIMLLVPITMGISFWVILPRPADEDKKLVEIQKRVNSEEVDSPVATFFNKIRKVPSLMKFIVPLSTVYLFEYFINQGTFELIKIKNDFVDPDKQYHWLQVDYQIGVFLSRSSVNLFHVRHIWIFSLLQLLNVAVFTTEAIYYYIPHFWIILMLTLWEGLLGGAAYVNTFYRVSSESKEEDKQFSLAATSFADSIGISIAGVISIFAHNKICDMPLPNGA, from the exons GTACAATGTCGGATTTCCGCAGTCGGACAGAGCTCGTGGACGAAGTGACTCCCCTAAAAAAGAAATCAACACAATGGAGAGGTCTGTCCGCCTACTGGATCCTTGGACTCTGCAACAATTTCGGCTATGTTGTGATGCTCACAGCAGCAGATGACATTATCAAGAGCCACTCTGATAGTCAT GATGAAAAGAAAGGTCCGAGGGACTGTGTCTATTTGTCCACCGGAGCTATTTTGTTAGCTGACATCCTTCCAGCATTGATCGTCAAACTGTTAGCCCCATTTATACCATTTTTCGTTCA TGTACGAGTAGCCCTGTGTATAGTAGTAGCTTGTGCTGGTTTTCTTATGGTTGCCTTCAGCGAGAATATAACGATGTCTATAACGGGGGTTGTGTTGACATCTTTCTGTTCAGGACTTGGAGAAGTGACCTTTCTACAATACAGTGCATTCTACGACAA GAACGTCGTATCTACCTGGAGTTCAGGTACAGGAGGTGCTGGAGTTATTGGTGCTGGCACGTACACCATTTTGAACACATTCGGAATGAAGAACACGTTATTGATAATGCTACTCGTACCGATAACTATGGGCATTTC GTTCTGGGTAATCCTCCCCAGGCCTGCTGATGAAGATAAGAAATTGGTGGAAATCCAAAAAAGGGTTAACTCTGAGGAAGTGGACAGTCCTGTGGCCACCTTCTtcaataaaataagaaaagtgCCCAGTTTGATGAAATTCATTGTACCCTTGAGTACTGTGTACTTGTTTGAGTATTTCATAAATCAAGGAACT tttgagCTGATCAAAATAAAGAACGATTTCGTGGATCCAGATAAACAATACCATTGGCTTCAGGTGGATTATCAGATCGGTGTGTTTTTATCCAGATCATCAGTGAATCTCTTCCATGTTAGACATATATGGATCTTCTCCCTACTCCAGCTTTTGAATGTTGCAGTATTCACAACAGAAGCTATTTATTATTACATTCCTCACTTTTGGATCATTCTGATGCTCACTTTGTGGGAAGGACTATTGGGAGGAGCAGCATATGTCAACACTTTTTATAGAGTCTCTTCAGAG TCGAAAGAGGAAGACAAACAATTTTCCTTAGCAGCTACATCATTCGCAGACAGCATAGGGATCAGTATTGCTGGAGTTATTTCAATATTCGCTCACAACAAAATCTGTGATATGCCTCTTCCAAACGGTGCATAG
- the LOC123321643 gene encoding battenin isoform X5 translates to MSDFRSRTELVDEVTPLKKKSTQWRGLSAYWILGLCNNFGYVVMLTAADDIIKSHSDSHDEKKGPRDCVYLSTGAILLADILPALIVKLLAPFIPFFVHVRVALCIVVACAGFLMVAFSENITMSITGVVLTSFCSGLGEVTFLQYSAFYDKNVVSTWSSGTGGAGVIGAGTYTILNTFGMKNTLLIMLLVPITMGISFWVILPRPADEDKKLVEIQKRVNSEEVDSPVATFFNKIRKVPSLMKFIVPLSTVYLFEYFINQGTFELIKIKNDFVDPDKQYHWLQVDYQIGVFLSRSSVNLFHVRHIWIFSLLQLLNVAVFTTEAIYYYIPHFWIILMLTLWEGLLGGAAYVNTFYRVSSESKEEDKQFSLAATSFADSIGISIAGVISIFAHNKICDMPLPNGA, encoded by the exons ATGTCGGATTTCCGCAGTCGGACAGAGCTCGTGGACGAAGTGACTCCCCTAAAAAAGAAATCAACACAATGGAGAGGTCTGTCCGCCTACTGGATCCTTGGACTCTGCAACAATTTCGGCTATGTTGTGATGCTCACAGCAGCAGATGACATTATCAAGAGCCACTCTGATAGTCAT GATGAAAAGAAAGGTCCGAGGGACTGTGTCTATTTGTCCACCGGAGCTATTTTGTTAGCTGACATCCTTCCAGCATTGATCGTCAAACTGTTAGCCCCATTTATACCATTTTTCGTTCA TGTACGAGTAGCCCTGTGTATAGTAGTAGCTTGTGCTGGTTTTCTTATGGTTGCCTTCAGCGAGAATATAACGATGTCTATAACGGGGGTTGTGTTGACATCTTTCTGTTCAGGACTTGGAGAAGTGACCTTTCTACAATACAGTGCATTCTACGACAA GAACGTCGTATCTACCTGGAGTTCAGGTACAGGAGGTGCTGGAGTTATTGGTGCTGGCACGTACACCATTTTGAACACATTCGGAATGAAGAACACGTTATTGATAATGCTACTCGTACCGATAACTATGGGCATTTC GTTCTGGGTAATCCTCCCCAGGCCTGCTGATGAAGATAAGAAATTGGTGGAAATCCAAAAAAGGGTTAACTCTGAGGAAGTGGACAGTCCTGTGGCCACCTTCTtcaataaaataagaaaagtgCCCAGTTTGATGAAATTCATTGTACCCTTGAGTACTGTGTACTTGTTTGAGTATTTCATAAATCAAGGAACT tttgagCTGATCAAAATAAAGAACGATTTCGTGGATCCAGATAAACAATACCATTGGCTTCAGGTGGATTATCAGATCGGTGTGTTTTTATCCAGATCATCAGTGAATCTCTTCCATGTTAGACATATATGGATCTTCTCCCTACTCCAGCTTTTGAATGTTGCAGTATTCACAACAGAAGCTATTTATTATTACATTCCTCACTTTTGGATCATTCTGATGCTCACTTTGTGGGAAGGACTATTGGGAGGAGCAGCATATGTCAACACTTTTTATAGAGTCTCTTCAGAG TCGAAAGAGGAAGACAAACAATTTTCCTTAGCAGCTACATCATTCGCAGACAGCATAGGGATCAGTATTGCTGGAGTTATTTCAATATTCGCTCACAACAAAATCTGTGATATGCCTCTTCCAAACGGTGCATAG
- the LOC123321643 gene encoding battenin isoform X1, with product MGFKVFLMEYIINGLLLRKGTMSDFRSRTELVDEVTPLKKKSTQWRGLSAYWILGLCNNFGYVVMLTAADDIIKSHSDSHDEKKGPRDCVYLSTGAILLADILPALIVKLLAPFIPFFVHVRVALCIVVACAGFLMVAFSENITMSITGVVLTSFCSGLGEVTFLQYSAFYDKNVVSTWSSGTGGAGVIGAGTYTILNTFGMKNTLLIMLLVPITMGISFWVILPRPADEDKKLVEIQKRVNSEEVDSPVATFFNKIRKVPSLMKFIVPLSTVYLFEYFINQGTFELIKIKNDFVDPDKQYHWLQVDYQIGVFLSRSSVNLFHVRHIWIFSLLQLLNVAVFTTEAIYYYIPHFWIILMLTLWEGLLGGAAYVNTFYRVSSESKEEDKQFSLAATSFADSIGISIAGVISIFAHNKICDMPLPNGA from the exons GTACAATGTCGGATTTCCGCAGTCGGACAGAGCTCGTGGACGAAGTGACTCCCCTAAAAAAGAAATCAACACAATGGAGAGGTCTGTCCGCCTACTGGATCCTTGGACTCTGCAACAATTTCGGCTATGTTGTGATGCTCACAGCAGCAGATGACATTATCAAGAGCCACTCTGATAGTCAT GATGAAAAGAAAGGTCCGAGGGACTGTGTCTATTTGTCCACCGGAGCTATTTTGTTAGCTGACATCCTTCCAGCATTGATCGTCAAACTGTTAGCCCCATTTATACCATTTTTCGTTCA TGTACGAGTAGCCCTGTGTATAGTAGTAGCTTGTGCTGGTTTTCTTATGGTTGCCTTCAGCGAGAATATAACGATGTCTATAACGGGGGTTGTGTTGACATCTTTCTGTTCAGGACTTGGAGAAGTGACCTTTCTACAATACAGTGCATTCTACGACAA GAACGTCGTATCTACCTGGAGTTCAGGTACAGGAGGTGCTGGAGTTATTGGTGCTGGCACGTACACCATTTTGAACACATTCGGAATGAAGAACACGTTATTGATAATGCTACTCGTACCGATAACTATGGGCATTTC GTTCTGGGTAATCCTCCCCAGGCCTGCTGATGAAGATAAGAAATTGGTGGAAATCCAAAAAAGGGTTAACTCTGAGGAAGTGGACAGTCCTGTGGCCACCTTCTtcaataaaataagaaaagtgCCCAGTTTGATGAAATTCATTGTACCCTTGAGTACTGTGTACTTGTTTGAGTATTTCATAAATCAAGGAACT tttgagCTGATCAAAATAAAGAACGATTTCGTGGATCCAGATAAACAATACCATTGGCTTCAGGTGGATTATCAGATCGGTGTGTTTTTATCCAGATCATCAGTGAATCTCTTCCATGTTAGACATATATGGATCTTCTCCCTACTCCAGCTTTTGAATGTTGCAGTATTCACAACAGAAGCTATTTATTATTACATTCCTCACTTTTGGATCATTCTGATGCTCACTTTGTGGGAAGGACTATTGGGAGGAGCAGCATATGTCAACACTTTTTATAGAGTCTCTTCAGAG TCGAAAGAGGAAGACAAACAATTTTCCTTAGCAGCTACATCATTCGCAGACAGCATAGGGATCAGTATTGCTGGAGTTATTTCAATATTCGCTCACAACAAAATCTGTGATATGCCTCTTCCAAACGGTGCATAG